A genomic window from Litoreibacter janthinus includes:
- the thrC gene encoding threonine synthase — protein MRYISTRGKAPVLTFEQAMLTGLARDGGLYLPETIPTLDQDTIRAMRGASYEEVAFTVMRPFIGDTFTDAEFREIIAKAYEGFGHDARAPLVQLGSNHYLLELFHGPTLAFKDFAMQMIGQMFQAALKRSGERVTIVGATSGDTGSAAIEAFRGLDAVDVFILFPQGRVSDVQRRQMTTPSEDNVHALAIEGDFDTCQAAVKDMFNDFDFRDGVRLAGVNSINWARVLAQVVYYFTSAVSLGSPDREINFTVPTGNFGDIFAGYIAKQMGLPIGELVIATNQNDILHRTLETGAYTTDGVKPSISPSMDIQVSSNFERALFYAYGQDGAAVSEQMDTLKTTGEFKVSQGAYEALKETYASGRVSEEETSAMITRANATMGELLCPHSAVGVKVAMDHLGSTPMITLATAHPAKFPAAVEAASGHHPELPDRMSDLFEREERMTELPNDIEKIKALIRERINA, from the coding sequence ATGCGTTACATCTCTACCCGCGGCAAAGCCCCTGTCCTGACATTCGAGCAGGCCATGTTGACTGGCCTTGCTCGTGACGGCGGTTTGTACCTGCCCGAGACCATTCCTACGCTGGATCAAGACACCATCCGCGCCATGCGCGGTGCGTCTTATGAGGAAGTCGCCTTCACCGTGATGCGCCCTTTCATTGGCGACACCTTCACCGACGCTGAGTTCCGCGAGATCATCGCGAAAGCCTATGAAGGCTTCGGCCACGACGCACGCGCGCCTTTGGTACAGCTGGGCAGCAACCATTACCTGCTGGAGCTATTCCACGGCCCGACGCTAGCGTTCAAAGACTTCGCCATGCAGATGATCGGGCAGATGTTTCAGGCGGCGCTCAAGCGTTCTGGCGAGCGGGTAACCATCGTGGGGGCCACTTCCGGCGACACAGGCTCCGCCGCGATCGAGGCGTTCCGGGGGCTGGATGCGGTCGACGTGTTCATTTTGTTCCCGCAGGGCCGCGTCTCCGACGTGCAGCGCCGACAAATGACCACCCCGTCGGAGGACAATGTTCACGCGCTGGCCATCGAAGGTGACTTTGATACCTGCCAGGCAGCCGTCAAAGACATGTTCAATGATTTCGACTTCCGCGACGGTGTGCGCCTCGCTGGGGTCAATTCGATCAATTGGGCGCGGGTCTTGGCGCAGGTGGTATATTACTTCACCTCCGCCGTGTCGCTGGGTAGCCCCGACCGCGAGATCAACTTCACCGTGCCTACCGGTAATTTCGGTGACATCTTCGCGGGCTACATCGCCAAGCAGATGGGCCTGCCCATCGGCGAGTTGGTGATCGCCACCAACCAGAACGACATCCTGCACCGCACGCTGGAAACCGGCGCTTACACGACCGACGGCGTGAAGCCGTCGATCAGCCCGTCGATGGATATTCAGGTGTCCTCCAACTTCGAGCGCGCGCTGTTCTACGCTTACGGCCAAGACGGTGCCGCAGTATCCGAGCAGATGGACACGCTGAAAACCACCGGCGAGTTCAAGGTCAGCCAAGGGGCCTATGAGGCGCTGAAGGAAACCTATGCGTCGGGCCGCGTCAGCGAGGAAGAAACCTCCGCCATGATCACCCGCGCCAATGCGACGATGGGCGAATTGCTTTGCCCGCACTCCGCCGTGGGCGTGAAAGTGGCGATGGACCATCTGGGTTCTACCCCGATGATCACGCTCGCCACCGCGCACCCCGCGAAATTTCCCGCCGCTGTGGAAGCCGCATCTGGTCATCACCCAGAGCTACCTGACCGCATGTCGGACCTGTTCGAGCGCGAGGAGCGCATGACCGAATTGCCCAATGACATCGAGAAGATCAAAG
- a CDS encoding SURF1 family protein, with product MTKRMILPLLFGLIGCAILVSLGTWQVKRLAWKEAMLSEIDARIGAEPVALPDQLDADVDRFLPVTATGTFGADRLRVLVSQKQVGAGYRIISPFMTQGRTILVDRGVLPIADDLPAVPTGDVTVTGNLHWPDEVDSYTPEPDEARDIWFARDVDRMASKLGTEHVLLILRNANPATPEITPLPVSRTGIPNDHLSYAITWFSLAVIWFGMTVFLLWRIRQRTV from the coding sequence ATGACCAAACGAATGATCCTGCCCTTGCTGTTCGGCCTGATCGGCTGCGCTATTCTGGTGAGCCTTGGCACTTGGCAGGTGAAACGCCTCGCCTGGAAAGAAGCGATGCTGTCGGAAATCGACGCGCGCATCGGGGCGGAACCTGTCGCGCTCCCCGACCAGCTTGATGCCGACGTGGACCGATTCCTTCCCGTGACAGCCACCGGAACTTTTGGCGCGGACCGCCTGCGTGTGTTGGTCAGTCAAAAGCAGGTCGGGGCGGGCTACAGGATCATCAGCCCGTTCATGACCCAAGGCCGCACCATCTTGGTCGACCGTGGCGTGCTTCCTATCGCGGATGATCTGCCCGCGGTCCCTACTGGTGACGTCACCGTGACGGGCAACCTGCACTGGCCGGACGAGGTCGACAGCTACACGCCGGAGCCGGACGAAGCGCGCGACATCTGGTTCGCCCGCGACGTCGACCGCATGGCTTCCAAGCTGGGCACCGAGCATGTCTTGCTCATCTTGCGCAACGCGAACCCCGCGACCCCCGAAATAACCCCGCTCCCCGTCAGCCGTACTGGCATACCCAATGACCATTTGTCCTACGCGATCACGTGGTTTTCGCTCGCGGTGATATGGTTTGGGATGACAGTCTTTTTGCTTTGGCGTATCAGGCAGCGGACCGTTTGA
- a CDS encoding cytochrome c oxidase subunit 3, which translates to MAHAKNHDYHILPPSINPLLGAVAAFAMLSGAVLWMHDSSPWLFLIGFAAVLYVMFSWWSEVVDESQQGDHTPVVRIGLRYGFIFFIMSEVMFFVAWFWSFFKHAMYPMGPLSPAVDGQWPPAGIETFDPWHLPLINTLILLCSGAAATWAHHALVHENNRKDLKNGLILAILLGALFTVFQIYEYSHAAFGFAGNIYGANFFMATGFHGFHVLVGTIFLLVCLIRTYKGHFTPERHVGFEAAAWYWHFVDVVWLFLFAAVYIWGG; encoded by the coding sequence ATGGCACATGCCAAGAACCACGACTACCACATCCTGCCGCCCTCCATTAACCCGTTGCTCGGTGCTGTTGCGGCTTTCGCAATGCTCAGCGGCGCGGTCCTTTGGATGCACGACAGCAGCCCTTGGCTGTTCCTGATCGGTTTCGCCGCTGTGCTTTACGTAATGTTCAGCTGGTGGTCCGAGGTGGTCGACGAAAGCCAGCAAGGCGATCACACCCCAGTGGTGCGCATCGGTCTGCGCTACGGCTTCATCTTCTTCATCATGTCCGAAGTCATGTTCTTCGTGGCGTGGTTCTGGTCGTTCTTCAAACACGCCATGTACCCGATGGGCCCGCTGAGCCCTGCGGTTGACGGCCAATGGCCACCTGCCGGGATCGAGACCTTCGACCCTTGGCACCTTCCACTGATCAACACGCTGATCCTGCTGTGCTCCGGTGCTGCGGCGACATGGGCGCACCACGCGCTGGTCCACGAGAACAACCGCAAGGACCTGAAAAACGGCCTGATCCTCGCGATCCTGCTTGGGGCTTTGTTCACCGTGTTCCAGATTTATGAATACAGCCACGCGGCCTTTGGGTTCGCTGGAAACATCTACGGCGCCAACTTCTTCATGGCGACCGGCTTCCACGGCTTCCACGTTTTGGTCGGCACCATCTTCCTGCTGGTCTGCCTGATCCGCACGTATAAAGGCCACTTCACGCCAGAGCGTCACGTCGGCTTCGAAGCTGCTGCTTGGTACTGGCACTTCGTGGACGTGGTCTGGCTGTTCCTGTTTGCCGCAGTTTACATTTGGGGCGGCTAA
- a CDS encoding cytochrome c oxidase assembly protein: MLKKLDPKQRTLAVLVGVVLTMGALGFASVPLYDLFCRVTGYGGTTAQADAGSDVILERTINVRFDGSLASGMSWEFKPEQTEMTVRIGETGLAFYEAYNPTNRPIAGQASYNVFPFTAGGYFNKIACFCFTEQVLQPGERIQMPVTFFVDPEIVDDPDGKFVEEITLSYTFYEIDLPEPAAQAALTPEQPAKTTEYN, from the coding sequence ATGCTCAAGAAGCTTGATCCAAAGCAACGCACGCTGGCCGTATTGGTGGGCGTTGTGTTGACGATGGGCGCTCTCGGTTTTGCGTCGGTACCACTGTACGATCTGTTCTGCCGCGTGACCGGATACGGTGGGACCACTGCGCAGGCGGATGCAGGCTCTGACGTTATCCTAGAGCGGACCATAAATGTACGGTTCGACGGCTCGCTGGCCTCTGGGATGTCTTGGGAGTTCAAGCCAGAGCAAACCGAAATGACGGTGCGTATCGGTGAAACTGGACTGGCTTTCTATGAGGCCTACAACCCCACTAACCGTCCGATTGCGGGGCAGGCGAGCTACAATGTCTTCCCGTTCACCGCTGGTGGCTACTTCAACAAGATCGCTTGTTTCTGTTTCACCGAACAGGTTTTGCAACCCGGTGAGCGTATCCAGATGCCCGTGACGTTCTTCGTCGACCCAGAAATCGTCGATGATCCGGACGGAAAGTTTGTCGAGGAAATCACCCTCAGCTATACGTTCTACGAGATCGACCTGCCCGAGCCGGCAGCGCAAGCTGCGCTGACACCCGAGCAGCCCGCAAAAACAACTGAATATAACTAA
- the cyoE gene encoding heme o synthase, which produces MSDATQNIGTTAGEGQFGDYWALLKPRVMSLVVFTAAVGVFVAPVSVHPFVAMVSILFIALGGGASGALNMWYDHDIDTIMKRTANRPVPSGRVAPGEALTLGLWLSFISVTMLGLASNWVAAGILAFTIFFYAVVYTMWLKRWTPQNIVIGGAAGAFPPMIGWAVATGGVSVESVLLFCLVFMWTPPHFWALALFMNNDYTNAGVPMLTVTHGKRETRKQIFIYAVLLAPLAIGAAFTSIGGWIYLTAAIFLNAKFVWGAWKLWQRDEDEAEADIYAAEKAYFRFSLVYLFASFCALLAQAVWLKSGMGAW; this is translated from the coding sequence ATGTCTGACGCGACACAAAACATCGGAACGACAGCTGGCGAAGGTCAGTTCGGCGACTATTGGGCGCTGCTGAAGCCGCGCGTGATGTCGTTGGTTGTCTTTACCGCGGCTGTTGGGGTCTTCGTGGCACCTGTCAGCGTGCATCCGTTTGTCGCGATGGTGTCTATTTTGTTCATCGCGTTGGGCGGTGGGGCCTCTGGCGCGCTGAACATGTGGTATGACCACGACATCGATACCATTATGAAGCGCACCGCCAACCGTCCGGTTCCTTCGGGTCGGGTTGCGCCGGGCGAGGCTCTGACGCTTGGGCTGTGGCTGTCGTTTATTTCTGTCACGATGCTGGGGCTGGCGTCCAACTGGGTTGCCGCTGGCATCTTGGCCTTCACCATCTTCTTCTACGCTGTCGTCTACACCATGTGGCTCAAACGCTGGACGCCGCAGAACATCGTGATCGGTGGCGCTGCTGGCGCGTTTCCTCCGATGATCGGCTGGGCCGTGGCAACGGGCGGCGTGTCTGTCGAAAGCGTTTTGCTGTTCTGCCTTGTCTTCATGTGGACGCCGCCCCATTTCTGGGCTTTGGCGCTGTTCATGAACAATGACTATACCAATGCAGGCGTGCCGATGCTGACCGTGACACACGGCAAGCGCGAGACCCGCAAGCAGATTTTCATCTATGCCGTTCTTCTGGCACCGCTCGCGATTGGCGCGGCCTTCACCTCCATCGGCGGCTGGATTTACCTGACCGCTGCGATCTTCCTGAATGCCAAATTCGTTTGGGGTGCGTGGAAGCTGTGGCAACGCGACGAAGATGAGGCAGAGGCTGACATCTACGCCGCCGAAAAGGCCTATTTCCGATTCTCACTGGTTTACCTGTTCGCCAGCTTCTGTGCGCTTCTGGCGCAAGCTGTCTGGCTGAAATCCGGCATGGGGGCTTGGTAA
- the coxB gene encoding cytochrome c oxidase subunit II has product MAATGAHAQAALDNLEIIGKPNAETSLSFQPAVTELARDIHWLDQFVFVIITVITIFVTVLLLWCAYRFNAKRNPNAATFTHHSTLEVAWTMIPVVILVIIGAFSVPVLFKQQRIPEGDIVIKATGYQWYWGYEYVDHGFGFDSIMIGAGENRLTPEVETELVEAGYSKDEFLLATDTAVVVPVGKTVVMQVTGADVIHSWTIPAFGVKQDAVPGRLAALWFKAEKEGIYFGQCSELCGQAHAYMPITVKVVSQEVYDAWLEGAIEEYAGTPLSVQVASAD; this is encoded by the coding sequence ATGGCTGCTACTGGCGCCCATGCGCAAGCTGCGCTGGATAACTTGGAAATCATCGGCAAGCCAAACGCCGAAACATCCTTGAGTTTCCAACCAGCGGTCACCGAATTGGCCCGCGATATTCATTGGTTGGACCAATTTGTATTCGTGATCATCACAGTGATCACCATTTTTGTAACGGTCCTGCTGCTGTGGTGTGCCTATCGCTTTAATGCGAAGCGGAACCCGAATGCTGCGACCTTTACCCACCACTCCACCCTCGAAGTGGCCTGGACCATGATCCCAGTGGTTATTCTGGTCATCATCGGCGCGTTCTCAGTGCCGGTGCTGTTCAAGCAGCAACGCATTCCTGAAGGCGACATCGTTATCAAGGCGACTGGCTATCAATGGTACTGGGGCTACGAATATGTTGACCATGGTTTCGGCTTTGACAGCATCATGATCGGCGCTGGCGAAAACCGCCTGACGCCAGAGGTTGAGACTGAGCTGGTTGAAGCCGGTTACAGCAAGGACGAATTCTTGCTGGCCACTGATACCGCAGTTGTTGTGCCCGTTGGCAAAACCGTTGTGATGCAGGTCACCGGTGCGGACGTGATCCACTCTTGGACCATTCCAGCGTTTGGCGTGAAACAAGACGCCGTTCCAGGCCGTCTGGCAGCCCTTTGGTTCAAAGCCGAGAAAGAGGGCATCTACTTTGGTCAATGCTCCGAGCTATGCGGTCAGGCCCACGCTTACATGCCGATCACCGTGAAAGTCGTTAGCCAAGAGGTATATGACGCTTGGCTGGAAGGCGCGATCGAGGAATATGCGGGTACCCCGCTTTCCGTGCAGGTCGCTTCGGCTGACTAA
- the tldD gene encoding metalloprotease TldD, giving the protein MTSANAAPFRPFETMLDEDRALEILQAATAGADDGELFLERKRGEMFAFDDGRLKTASYDASEGFGLRAVRGETAGYAHATEISEHALIRASETARLAVGAGGGTLAPAPARTNRKLYSDMDPMEGIAFTAKVDTLREIDAFARALDSRVVQVSASLAASQQEVAILRPDGTLATDNRPMTRINVSVIAEKDGRRENGTAGGGGRTMLDGLLEPAHWQGLVREALRIALVNLEAEPAPAGVMDVVLGPGWPGILLHEAIGHGLEGDFNRKKTSAFAGLMGQQIAAKGVTVLDDGTIPDRRGSITIDDEGTPSGKNVLIEDGVLVGYMQDRQNARLMGVRATGNGRRESYAHTPMPRMTNTYMLGGDAEPESIVADLKDGIYAVGFGGGQVDITNGKFVFSCTEAYRVKDGKVGAPVKGATLIGDGATALKHIQAIGNDMALDPGMGNCGKAGQWVPVGVGQPTLKIGGLTVGGSAT; this is encoded by the coding sequence ATGACCTCCGCTAACGCCGCCCCGTTCCGCCCGTTCGAGACCATGTTGGACGAAGATCGGGCACTAGAGATTCTCCAAGCCGCGACCGCCGGAGCCGACGATGGGGAGCTGTTTCTGGAACGCAAGCGCGGCGAAATGTTCGCCTTTGACGATGGCCGCCTCAAAACCGCAAGTTACGACGCGTCCGAAGGCTTTGGGCTGCGTGCCGTGCGCGGAGAAACTGCAGGCTATGCCCATGCAACCGAAATATCAGAGCACGCCTTGATCCGCGCCTCTGAGACGGCCCGCCTTGCTGTTGGCGCAGGTGGTGGCACGCTGGCCCCAGCCCCAGCACGCACCAACCGCAAACTCTACTCCGACATGGACCCGATGGAAGGGATCGCCTTCACCGCCAAGGTCGATACGCTGCGCGAAATCGACGCCTTTGCCCGCGCGCTGGATTCGCGTGTTGTGCAGGTCTCCGCTTCTTTGGCCGCATCGCAACAAGAGGTGGCGATCCTGCGCCCAGACGGAACTTTGGCCACAGACAATCGCCCGATGACGCGTATCAACGTATCGGTCATCGCTGAGAAGGACGGTCGCCGCGAAAACGGCACCGCAGGCGGCGGCGGGCGCACAATGCTCGACGGGCTTCTGGAGCCCGCGCATTGGCAAGGTCTGGTGCGCGAAGCACTACGTATCGCGCTGGTGAACCTTGAAGCAGAGCCCGCACCTGCTGGCGTTATGGACGTGGTCTTGGGGCCAGGCTGGCCCGGCATCTTGCTGCACGAAGCTATCGGCCACGGGCTTGAGGGAGACTTCAACCGAAAGAAAACCTCGGCCTTCGCGGGTCTTATGGGCCAGCAGATTGCGGCGAAGGGGGTGACGGTTCTCGATGACGGCACGATCCCGGATCGCCGAGGCTCTATCACGATTGATGACGAGGGCACGCCCTCCGGCAAGAATGTCCTGATCGAGGATGGCGTTCTGGTCGGCTACATGCAGGACCGCCAGAACGCACGTCTTATGGGCGTCCGTGCAACCGGAAACGGGCGCCGAGAAAGCTACGCTCACACCCCGATGCCGCGCATGACCAACACCTATATGCTCGGCGGCGATGCCGAGCCCGAGAGCATTGTCGCCGATCTTAAGGACGGAATTTACGCCGTAGGATTTGGCGGAGGGCAGGTCGATATCACCAACGGCAAGTTTGTGTTCAGCTGCACCGAGGCCTACCGCGTCAAAGATGGCAAAGTCGGCGCTCCCGTGAAAGGCGCCACACTCATCGGTGACGGAGCCACAGCATTGAAGCACATTCAGGCTATCGGGAACGACATGGCGCTGGATCCGGGCATGGGCAATTGCGGCAAGGCCGGTCAGTGGGTGCCGGTCGGGGTGGGTCAGCCGACCTTGAAGATTGGCGGACTTACTGTTGGCGGCTCTGCAACATGA
- the dprA gene encoding DNA-processing protein DprA: MAGDLLSTPPPLAPPRLQGEEISWLRLIRSHRVGVSTFFRLLDEHGSAEAALEALPRIASAAGVSRYTPCTEQVARRELEHGMRIGAQLLLHGSNEYPRALMDLEDAPPVLWALGNQTLTEEHSIAMVGARNASSLGTRMAQGLANDLGNAGFVITSGLARGVDTAAHLAALPHGTIAVVAGGLDVVYPRENAKLHDQIAAQGLILSERPLGLQPQARDFPRRNRIISGLSRAVVVIEAAAKSGSLITARNALDQGRDVMAVPGHPLDARAAGCNLLIRDGATLVRSAQDVIASIGSACLETAPAPHQTPRPKAPVHPHGDAHARILGLLGPTPVAEDQLLRDLQMDAGALAPALTLLELEGKIERQPGGLLSRLN, from the coding sequence ATGGCCGGCGACCTGCTGTCTACCCCACCCCCCCTCGCACCCCCAAGACTTCAGGGCGAAGAGATTTCTTGGCTTCGTCTGATCAGGTCTCACCGCGTCGGCGTGAGCACGTTTTTCCGCCTGCTCGACGAGCATGGTTCAGCGGAGGCTGCACTCGAGGCGCTGCCCCGTATAGCTTCTGCGGCAGGTGTGTCGCGTTACACCCCTTGCACTGAACAAGTCGCAAGACGCGAATTGGAACACGGGATGCGCATTGGCGCGCAGTTGCTGCTTCATGGCTCAAATGAATATCCCCGCGCGTTAATGGATCTTGAGGATGCTCCGCCAGTGCTTTGGGCGTTGGGCAACCAGACCCTGACGGAAGAACACAGCATCGCCATGGTCGGGGCACGCAATGCCTCTTCTCTGGGCACCAGAATGGCCCAAGGACTGGCCAATGATCTAGGCAATGCTGGCTTCGTGATTACATCCGGCCTTGCGCGCGGCGTCGATACCGCCGCACATCTGGCAGCCCTTCCCCACGGAACCATTGCCGTGGTCGCGGGGGGGCTTGATGTGGTCTATCCGCGCGAGAACGCCAAGTTGCATGACCAGATTGCCGCGCAAGGATTGATCCTGTCGGAACGGCCTTTGGGCCTGCAGCCGCAAGCGCGTGACTTCCCGCGACGCAATCGTATAATTTCCGGCCTGTCCCGCGCGGTCGTGGTGATCGAAGCTGCCGCCAAATCCGGCAGCCTGATCACTGCACGCAACGCTTTGGATCAAGGTCGCGACGTGATGGCGGTACCGGGTCATCCACTTGATGCGCGAGCTGCCGGATGCAACCTGCTCATCCGTGATGGCGCTACGCTCGTCCGTTCGGCACAAGATGTGATCGCTTCGATTGGCAGCGCGTGTCTTGAAACCGCGCCGGCACCGCACCAAACGCCGCGTCCTAAGGCACCCGTTCATCCGCATGGCGACGCTCATGCGCGCATTCTCGGGCTGCTTGGCCCGACGCCTGTCGCAGAGGATCAATTGCTGCGTGATTTGCAGATGGACGCCGGAGCGCTGGCCCCTGCCCTGACCTTGTTGGAACTTGAAGGGAAGATCGAGCGCCAACCCGGCGGACTGTTATCGCGGTTGAACTAG
- a CDS encoding DMT family transporter, whose amino-acid sequence MRLFLLTALTMVAFAANSVLNKLGVSRGGMDPLDFSMLRVWSGAIVLLALVWMRRTDQKERGSVVGTASLLVYMLGFSLAYTTLDAGVGALILFGVVQITMFAAAVMGGERIRAMRYLGCGVAFAGLAVLLWPAGGAAPDMWGGVLMAAAGVGWGVYTLAGRGSQSPLLRTEQNFRYAALLMIVMFPFVGLPTGPTVGYMAALASGAITSALGYALWYRVLPMLETTTAAVAQLTVPVIALMGGMAFLGEDLTVRFALASLLVLGGIALALCKAR is encoded by the coding sequence ATGCGTCTCTTTTTACTCACCGCCCTCACCATGGTCGCGTTTGCAGCCAACTCCGTGTTGAACAAGCTCGGCGTGTCGCGCGGTGGGATGGACCCGTTAGATTTCAGCATGCTGCGTGTGTGGAGCGGCGCGATCGTCCTGCTGGCGCTCGTCTGGATGCGCCGAACCGATCAAAAGGAGCGCGGAAGCGTGGTCGGAACCGCTTCGCTGCTGGTCTACATGCTTGGCTTCTCTCTGGCCTATACCACGCTAGATGCGGGCGTCGGTGCGCTTATACTCTTCGGGGTCGTGCAGATCACGATGTTCGCTGCAGCTGTGATGGGTGGCGAACGCATCCGGGCGATGCGGTATCTTGGGTGCGGTGTCGCGTTTGCCGGCCTTGCGGTTTTGCTCTGGCCTGCAGGCGGTGCGGCTCCCGACATGTGGGGCGGCGTTTTGATGGCTGCGGCGGGTGTGGGCTGGGGTGTCTACACATTGGCGGGGCGCGGAAGCCAGTCACCTTTGCTGCGGACAGAGCAGAATTTCCGCTACGCAGCGCTTTTGATGATTGTAATGTTCCCCTTTGTGGGCCTGCCAACAGGACCCACGGTGGGCTATATGGCGGCCCTAGCTTCTGGCGCGATCACGTCGGCTTTGGGGTATGCGTTGTGGTATCGTGTTCTCCCGATGCTGGAGACAACGACCGCAGCGGTGGCTCAACTCACCGTGCCGGTCATCGCTTTGATGGGGGGCATGGCATTCTTGGGCGAAGATTTGACGGTCCGCTTTGCCCTTGCCAGTTTGCTGGTGCTTGGCGGCATCGCGCTGGCCCTTTGCAAGGCGCGCTAG
- the groL gene encoding chaperonin GroEL (60 kDa chaperone family; promotes refolding of misfolded polypeptides especially under stressful conditions; forms two stacked rings of heptamers to form a barrel-shaped 14mer; ends can be capped by GroES; misfolded proteins enter the barrel where they are refolded when GroES binds), whose product MAAKDVKFDSDARNKILKGVNILADAVKVTLGPKGRNVVLDKSFGAPRITKDGVSVAKEIELEDKFENMGAQMVKEVASRTNDEAGDGTTTATVLAQAIVKEGMKSVAAGMNPMDLKRGIDMATAKVVEAIKAAARPVNDSDEVAQVGTISANGEAEIGRQIADAMQKVGNEGVITVEENKGLETETDVVEGMQFDRGYLSPYFVTNPEKMTTELEDCLILLHEKKLSSLQPMVPLLETVIQSGKPLLIVAEDVEGEALATLVVNKLRGGLKIAAVKAPGFGDRRKAMLQDIAILTGGQVISEDLGMKLESVTMDMLGTAKKIQITKDETTIVDGAGEKAEIEARVSQIRQQIEETTSDYDREKLQERVAKLAGGVAVIRVGGMSEIEVKERKDRVDDALNATRAAVQEGIVVGGGVALVQAAKVLEGLEGVNNDQNVGINIVRKAIEAPLRQIAENAGVDGAVVAGKIRESNDPTFGFNAQTEEYGDMFKFGVIDPAKVVRTALQDAASVAALLITTEAMVADKPSKEGAGGGGMPDMGGMGGMM is encoded by the coding sequence ATGGCTGCTAAAGACGTCAAATTCGATTCCGACGCCCGGAACAAGATACTGAAAGGCGTTAACATTCTGGCTGACGCTGTGAAAGTCACCCTTGGCCCCAAAGGCCGGAACGTTGTACTTGATAAATCCTTCGGCGCCCCGCGCATCACCAAAGACGGTGTATCCGTTGCCAAAGAGATCGAACTGGAAGACAAGTTCGAGAACATGGGCGCCCAAATGGTGAAAGAGGTTGCCTCTCGCACCAATGACGAAGCCGGCGACGGCACCACCACTGCGACCGTTCTGGCTCAAGCCATCGTTAAAGAAGGCATGAAGTCGGTTGCTGCTGGCATGAACCCAATGGACCTGAAGCGCGGCATCGACATGGCAACTGCCAAAGTCGTCGAAGCCATCAAAGCTGCTGCACGTCCGGTCAACGACAGCGACGAAGTTGCGCAAGTTGGCACCATCTCCGCCAACGGCGAAGCTGAAATCGGTCGCCAGATCGCTGACGCGATGCAAAAAGTTGGCAACGAAGGTGTTATCACTGTCGAAGAAAACAAAGGTCTGGAAACCGAGACCGACGTTGTGGAAGGCATGCAGTTCGACCGCGGCTACCTGTCGCCTTACTTCGTGACCAACCCTGAAAAAATGACCACCGAGCTGGAAGACTGCCTGATCCTGCTGCACGAGAAGAAACTGTCTTCCTTGCAGCCAATGGTTCCACTGCTCGAAACCGTCATTCAATCCGGCAAGCCACTGCTGATCGTCGCTGAAGATGTTGAGGGCGAAGCCCTTGCAACTCTGGTTGTGAACAAGCTGCGTGGCGGTTTGAAAATCGCTGCTGTCAAAGCTCCTGGTTTCGGCGATCGCCGTAAAGCCATGCTGCAAGACATCGCGATCCTGACTGGCGGCCAAGTGATCTCCGAAGACCTCGGCATGAAGCTGGAGTCGGTGACCATGGACATGCTTGGCACCGCCAAGAAGATCCAGATCACTAAAGACGAGACCACTATCGTTGACGGTGCTGGCGAGAAAGCTGAGATCGAGGCACGCGTGTCCCAGATCCGTCAGCAGATCGAAGAAACCACGTCCGACTACGACCGTGAGAAGCTGCAAGAGCGCGTTGCCAAACTGGCAGGCGGTGTTGCTGTGATCCGCGTTGGCGGCATGTCTGAAATCGAAGTGAAAGAGCGTAAAGACCGCGTTGACGACGCGCTGAACGCAACCCGCGCAGCTGTCCAAGAGGGCATCGTTGTGGGTGGTGGTGTTGCTCTGGTTCAGGCCGCTAAGGTTCTGGAAGGCCTTGAAGGCGTCAACAACGACCAAAATGTCGGCATCAACATCGTGCGCAAGGCAATCGAGGCTCCTCTGCGTCAGATCGCTGAGAACGCTGGCGTTGACGGTGCTGTTGTTGCTGGCAAAATCCGCGAGTCGAACGACCCGACTTTCGGCTTCAACGCTCAAACCGAAGAATATGGCGACATGTTCAAGTTCGGCGTGATCGACCCAGCCAAAGTGGTCCGGACTGCTCTGCAAGATGCGGCTTCGGTTGCAGCCCTGCTGATCACCACGGAAGCTATGGTTGCTGACAAGCCATCCAAAGAGGGTGCTGGCGGCGGCGGCATGCCTGACATGGGCGGCATGGGCGGCATGATGTAA